The region TTCTTGGTGGGCTGGCATGGAAACTCCTTGTCAGAAGGATGTTCTTCCAGAATGGGAAGAAAAGAAGGGCGGGAGTGTGCAGCAAAGAAACGCTGAAATGCCAGGGCACCTCTTCAGCGTTGCGGACCCATATTTCTGGACTGGGACAATGGATCTGCGAAGTTGGAAGCATTATAGAAGTTTTGACAGCGCTTTCGCAAGTCTAAAAAGGTCGATTTGATATCTTGCGCTCAGCACGCTTTCGATTTGACAAACGTTTTCAAAACGTGCACGATACTGGGCCTGTTGCCCCACATCAATCAGGTTTTCAGGGCTGTGGGTGGTGTGGCCGCCCCAGACTCTGGTGACCAACTGGCGTAAGCCAATTGCCCTTACAGCACGCTGCTGTCTTGCTCTATGCTGGTCTGAAAGAGGTCTGCATGGAAACTTTACCGCACCATCATTTGCGTCTTCAGGAATCTGCTCTGGCTGCACTGCACAACCATCCGCTGCAAGGCACCCTGCTGTTGTCTCTCTGCATGGAAACTCCAGATCCATTTTTTTTGAATTTCCTTTTTACACGGTATGACCTGTTCAGCAACCCAGAAGGGTTCTGGTGGTGCGCAGGATCTGCTGGGACCACACCCATGACACCCAGCGCATGGAGCGGTACCACTGGACTCTGGAAGGCGTGAATGCCCTGAGGGAAAAACACAAACCGCGCCAGTGGGACATCACCCTGCAGGAACAGCAAGGTGTTGCAGATCCTGAAAGGGCGGAAGCCTTGCTGGAAAGTACCTCCCACCTTCCTGACCGGACCATCCCTGACCAGGCAAAAGGAGATTGCCGCCTGACCCTGCAATTGCCACAAGGCCAACACCACCAGTGGTGGCAGGGAGAACAGGTGCACCTGGATGCCCTGGCCTCAGAAGTGCAGGGGTTGTTTTTTGCTGCTGCCTCCGGGCCCATGGCTGCAACTCAGGGCATCGAAAATGGGGCAGGGGTGCGCTTTGAGGTGGATGAGGTCGTTCCCGCAACAGCACTGTTGCAGCCTTCCCTTTTGCAGAAGCAGCTGGAAAGCCACCTACGAACAGAACTGCTGTGCAGCAGTTTTGACGCTGTGCAGAAAACCCTGCCCACTTCGGGAAGCCATGCTTTGATTGCTGCGGTGCATCAGGCGTTCAGCCAGCATTACCCCCTCACCCTGTCTCCAGACATCCTCTGGATCACCCTCAGCCAGGGGGTGGCCCTGCACATCCAGAACAACGCTGAAGACCTGCGGCACCTCTTTGTGCAACATCAGGGCAAGGAGAAACTCACAGTGCGGGCCAGGCAACTCTGCACGCCTGAAGACTGG is a window of Deinococcus roseus DNA encoding:
- a CDS encoding DUF4419 domain-containing protein, which produces MVRRICWDHTHDTQRMERYHWTLEGVNALREKHKPRQWDITLQEQQGVADPERAEALLESTSHLPDRTIPDQAKGDCRLTLQLPQGQHHQWWQGEQVHLDALASEVQGLFFAAASGPMAATQGIENGAGVRFEVDEVVPATALLQPSLLQKQLESHLRTELLCSSFDAVQKTLPTSGSHALIAAVHQAFSQHYPLTLSPDILWITLSQGVALHIQNNAEDLRHLFVQHQGKEKLTVRARQLCTPEDWAEVVQLWTEGIQDHVGQTTAEVFRCDFSTTTDTIRTTSQIVMMDGFREYFDYEVICICGIPEIILEGAVEDWVKLKQKVQRLEAWGLEWWTRHLLPLCDQWIQTAQGNPSRTFWQSIYKPEQSYGPDQITGWLKLLFPYWKERVGNEEKYTFKNPLLMAEQ